The Devosia sp. MC521 genome segment TCTATAAAGCCTTCAGACCACCAGCATGGTCTGAAGGCTTTTTCTTGCGCTCTTACGAGTTACGCAGCTCGATCGTTCCCGCTTTGGCAGCCGCACGACAATCGGCCGCGTCGTGCATGATGTCGTCCTGAATCAAAGCTGTTTCGGTCATGCCGCTGCCGCTAAAGCGCATGTCATCGCACTCACCGTCATTGGCGAACTCGCCCTCGTCGTCGCCAAAATCAATCTTGCCGTCTTCCGCGACGCCCAGAAGTGAAATCTTGCCGGCGTCATACGCGCTCTGACAGTCGGTGGCATCGGCCAGCAGATCCTCGCTGAGCAGATCGGTTGCCGTCATGCCAGCGCCAGTGAATCGTGGATCGTCGCACTCGCCATCATTAGCGTAGCTGCCACTGTCATCGCCGAAGTCGACTTGGCTCTGCGCCATCGCCGGAGTGACAGCCGCGCAAAGAACCACAGCGCACGCCAAAACTATTGATTTCCATTGAACAATCCCGAGATAAATACAAACAGGGCAGACCCTATCTTCGGGATGCGAACCTATCAAATCACTTATGCCGCCCCCGTGCGTTTTCACCCGGCCAAGAGGCCCGCAAAACCACTATATTTCTTGCTCCCCGCCCCCCTTTGCGCTATAGCCGCCCCCATGAAGCGCTCGTCACCCCTGGAGGACGGGCGCGTATGGTGTTGTGTAACACCGTACACCAACCGGAATGGATGATTTCCATGGCCAATAAAGTGCTCAAGGCACAGGCGCGCGACGGAGTGGGCAAGGGGGCAGCTCGCGAAGCACGTCGTCAGGGACTTGTTCCTGCAGTTATCTACGGTGACAAGAAGGCTCCTGTCACTGTGTCCGTCTCGTTCAAGGACGCCTACAAGGCGATCTACGCAGGCGGCTTCAAGTCCCACATCCTCGACCTCGACGTTGACGGCACCATCCACCAGGTAATCCCACGCGATTACCAGCTGGACGTTGTCCGCGATATGCCACTGCATATCGACTTCCTGCGCGTTTCGGCTAAGTCGCTGATCACCGTAGAAGTTGCTGTTAAGTTCATCAACGAAGAAAAGGCTCCTGGCCTTAAGAAGGGCGGCACTCTGAACGTCGTTCGTCACGCTGTTGAACTGACCGTTCTCGCTCACAAGATCCCGGAAGAAATCACCGTTGATCTGACCGGCGCAGAAATCGGCGATTCGATCCACATCTCGGCAGTAACCCTGCCAGCTGGTGCGGTTCCGACCATCACCGACCGCGACTTCACTATCGCGACCATCGTCGCTCCTTCCGCACTGAAGTCGGAAGAAGCTGCTGCTGAATAATTTCAGTTTCTAGCTCGATGCTTTCTGAGGCGGCCTTGCGGCCGCCTCAGTCATTTGTAAGGTTTGGTTTCATGAAACTGCTCGTTGGTCTGGGCAACCCCGGCGCTCAATACTCTGGCAACCGCCACAATATCGGCTTCATGGCGATTGACGCCATTGCCCGCGCCTATGGCATTTCCGCGTGGAAAACCAAGCACTCGGGCCAGTATGCCGAAGGCAATGTCGGCGGCGAGCGCGTGCTCCTCCTCAAGCCTCAAACCTTCATGAATAAGTCCGGCGACAGCGTGCAGCAGATCGCCAAATTCTTCAAAATTCCCGTCAGCGAGGTCTACGTCTTCTATGACGAGCTCGATCTCGCGCCGGGCAAAGTCCGCGTCAAAACCGGTGGCGGAAATGGCGGCCACAACGGCCTGCGCTCCATCGACCCGCAAATCGGCCTCGACTACAAGCGCATCCGTCTCGGTATCGGCCATCCCGGCAAGGAGAACGTCACGCACCACGTTCTCGGCGACTTCGCCAAGGCTGACAAAATCTGGCTTGAGCCGCTGCTCGATGAGCTGGCCCGTCAGACCCCGCTTCTCCTCAACGGCGACGACGCTGGCTTCATGAACAAGCTCGCCCTCGCGCTCAAGCCCGAAGAACCAGCCAAAGAAGCCAAGCCGAAGAAACCTTCGCCAGAAGCGTCTGAAGCACCCAAAGGCCAAAGCCACATCCGCCAAGCCCGCCCAGCGGCGTCCAAGGTCGAGCTCCCCAAATCCGGCCCCATGGCCGACATGCTCAAAAAGCTTTTAGGCGGCGAGTAACCGCCCCACACTTCCCCATGAACAGGGGGAGGAGCTGCATCGAGTGGAATGTGACAAACCACTTCAGTCGCAACCCTAACCCCAAACACCGCACTGCCTCCCTCCCCCTTGAGGGGAGGGATTGAGGGTGGGGGTCTTCAGTTCGGTGCGTACTCAGCCCAAATCTCCCCACACACCCGATGCCATCCCTCCCCCGGTTCCGGGGGAGGCTAGGTGGGGGCAACGCTGAGCCTTACCCCCGCGCCCACTCCGGCAACATGTCCCCGTGCGCCTTGAGCAGATCATCCACCAGCGACCAGATCTGATCGAGGTCGAGTTCCG includes the following:
- a CDS encoding 50S ribosomal protein L25/general stress protein Ctc; translation: MANKVLKAQARDGVGKGAAREARRQGLVPAVIYGDKKAPVTVSVSFKDAYKAIYAGGFKSHILDLDVDGTIHQVIPRDYQLDVVRDMPLHIDFLRVSAKSLITVEVAVKFINEEKAPGLKKGGTLNVVRHAVELTVLAHKIPEEITVDLTGAEIGDSIHISAVTLPAGAVPTITDRDFTIATIVAPSALKSEEAAAE
- the pth gene encoding aminoacyl-tRNA hydrolase — its product is MKLLVGLGNPGAQYSGNRHNIGFMAIDAIARAYGISAWKTKHSGQYAEGNVGGERVLLLKPQTFMNKSGDSVQQIAKFFKIPVSEVYVFYDELDLAPGKVRVKTGGGNGGHNGLRSIDPQIGLDYKRIRLGIGHPGKENVTHHVLGDFAKADKIWLEPLLDELARQTPLLLNGDDAGFMNKLALALKPEEPAKEAKPKKPSPEASEAPKGQSHIRQARPAASKVELPKSGPMADMLKKLLGGE